One Engraulis encrasicolus isolate BLACKSEA-1 chromosome 5, IST_EnEncr_1.0, whole genome shotgun sequence DNA segment encodes these proteins:
- the prpf31 gene encoding U4/U6 small nuclear ribonucleoprotein Prp31, with protein sequence MSLADELLADLEEAGDEGEDELYPGEEEGGSDGELGEREAAGGLEDIPEEMELDYSGAESVTSIAKLRHSKPFSEIMEKIAVYVGKQRKNSEVSGPVESDPEYRLIVAANNLTVEIDNELNIIHKFVRDKYSKRFPELESLVPNSLDYIRTVKELGNSLEKCKNNETLQQILTNATIMVVSVTASTTQGTMLGDDELLRLEEACDMALELNQSKHRIYEYVESRMSFIAPNLSIIVGASTAAKIMGVAGGLTNLSKMPACNLMLLGAQRRTLSGFSSTSLLPHTGYIYHCDVVQSLPPDLRRKAARLVSAKCTLAARVDSFHESAVGKVGYDLKEEIERKFDKWQEPPPVKTVKPLPAPLDGQRKKRGGRRYRKMKERLGLTEIRKNANRMTFGEIEDDAYQEDLGFSLGQLGKSGSGRVRAAQVNDATKARISKSLQRTLQKQSMVYGGKSTVRDRSSGTSSSVAFTPLQGLEIVNPQAAEKKVAEANQKYFSNMAEFLKVKKEGEGKM encoded by the exons ATGTCTCTGGCCGATGAGCTGCTTGCAGACTTGGAGGAGGCCGGGGATGAAGGAGAGGATGAACTGTACccgggagaagaagaggggggcaGTGATGGAGAGCTGGGCGAGAGGGAGGCAGCAGGGGGGCTTGAAGATATCCCCGAGGAGATGGAGTTGGATTACAGTGGAGCCGAAAGCGTAACTTCCATTGCAAAGTTGCGTCACAGTAAGCCg TTTTCAGAGATCATGGAGAAAATAGCAGTATATGTTGGCAAACAGCGGAAAAATTCAGAAG TATCAGGACCTGTTGAATCAGACCCAGAGTACAGGCTGATTGTAGCTGCCAACAATCTGACAGTGGAAATTGACAATGAACTGA ATATCATTCATAAATTTGTGCGAGACAAGTATTCCAAAAGATTCCCTGAGCTTGAATCTCTGGTACCGAATTCCCTGGACTATATCAGGACTGTGAAG GAACTGGGCAACAGTCTGGAGAAGTGCAAGAACAACGAGACGCTGCAGCAGATCCTCACCAATGCCACCATCATGGTGGTCAGTGTCACGGCCTCCACCACCCAGGG GACCATGCTGGGAGACGACGAGCTGCTCCGATTGGAGGAGGCCTGCGACATGGCCCTGGAGCTCAACCAATCCAAGCACAGGATCTACGAGTACGTGGAGTCCAGGATGTCGTTCATCGCCCCTAATCTCTCCATCATAGTGGGGGCGTCGACGGCGGCTAAAATTATGG GTGTTGCAGGTGGTCTGACTAACCTGTCCAAGATGCCTGCGTGCAACCTGATGCTGTTGGGGGCCCAGAGGAGGACTCTGTCCGGCTTCAGCAGCACCTCCCTGCTGCCCCACACCGGGTACATCTACCACTGTGACGTGGTGCAGTCCCTCCCACCA GACCTCAGGAGGAAGGCAGCTCGCCTGGTGTCGGCCAAGTGCACCCTCGCCGCCCGCGTGGACAGCTTCCATGAGAGTGCAGTTGGGAAG GTTGGCTATGACCTGAAGGAGGAGATTGAGAGGAAGTTTGATAAATGGCAGGAGCCTCCTCCAGTCAAAACGGTGAAGCCACTCCCTGCACCGCTGGAcggacagaggaagaagagaggagggaggag GTATCGTAAGATGAAGGAGCGTTTGGGCTTGACCGAGATCAGAAAGAACGCCAACAGAATGACGTTTGGCGAG atTGAGGACGATGCGTACCAGGAGGATCTGGGCTTTAGTCTGGGTCAGCTGGGCAAGTCTGGCAGCGGCAGGGTGAGGGCAGCACAGGTCAACGACGCCACCAAGGCCAGGATCTCCAAATCCCTACAG aGAACCCTTCAGAAGCAGAGCATGGTTTACGGAGGCAAGTCAACAGTCCGGGACCGCTCCTCAGGAACCAGCTCCAGTGTGGCTTTTACGCCCTTACAG ggtttgGAGATTGTGAACCCTCAGGCTGCAGAGAAGAAGGTGGCCGAGGCCAACCAGAAGTATTTCTCCAACATGGCCGAGTTTCTCAAAGTCAAGAAGGAAGGGGAAGGCAAGATGTGA